The nucleotide window TCGACGCTCCTAGCTCCTGCCAGCGGCATGTCACGGTTACCGTCTCGCGCGAGGACATCGATCGTTATTTCGATGTCGCCATCGAGGACATGATCCCCAATGCCGCCGTGCCTGGTTTCCGCAAGGGTTTTGCCCCTAAGAAGCTGGTCGAAAAACGCTTCCGCAGTGAAGTGAAAGACCAGGTCAAGGGAACGCTGCTGATGGACAGCATGACCCAAGCTACCGAAGAACAATCGTTCTCGGCCATTAGCGAGCCTGACTTCAACTACCAGGTCATCGAACTACCGGACGAAGGGGACCTGACCTTCGAATTCGATATCGAAGTCCGCCCCGAGTTCGACCTGCCCAAGTGGAAAGGTCTGAAACTCGAAAAGCCGAGCAAGTCGTTCGAGAAAGAAGACATCGACAAGCACCTGACTCAGGTTCTCAGTCGTTACGCTTCGTTGGCTCCGTATGAAGGTGCCGCCGAAAAGGACGACTACCTGGTCTGCAATCTGACCTTCAAGCACGACGGCAAAAAGATCGAACATGCCGAAGAAGAGCAGATCCGTCTTCGCGACAAGCTGAGCTTCCAAGACGCCAAGTGGGAAGACTTCGGCAAGGAAATGGACGGCGCCAAAGCAGGCGACAAGAAGACCGTCACCCTGACCATCAGCGACGAAGCTGCCAACGAGCAAATGCGTGGCAAAGAAGTCGAGATGGAAATCGAAGTTCTAGAAGTGAAGCGGATGGAACTTCCAGAAATGGACGAAGCTTTCCTGAAGCAGATCGGCGGCTTCGAGAGCGAAGGCGACCTCCGCGACTACGTGAAGTCCGACATGGAACGCCAGTTGGCCTACTACCAACAGCAACGTCTGCGTCAGCAAATCACCGAAGAGCTGACCAAGGACGCCGGTTGGGATCTGCCGCCAGAACTGCTCAAGCGTCAAGCTCGCCGTGAACTGGAACGAGCGATCCTCGAACTCCGTTCGGCTGGATTCGGCGAAGATGACATCCGCGCTCACGAGAACGAGCTGCGTCAAAACAGCATGGCTTCGACTCGCAAGGCTCTGAAAGAACACTTCATCCTCGAGCGAATCGCCGAAGAAGAAAAAATCGAAGACTCGCCGCAAGACTACGACATGGAAGTCATGCAAATCGCAATGCAGCGTGGCGAATCGCCTCGCCGTGTGCGTGCCCAGTTGGAAAAGGGTGGCATGATGGACGTGCTGCGGAATCAGATCATCGAACGCAAGGTGATCGACCTGATCAACAGCGAAGCGACCCACACCGAAACGGACGCCGACCTGCAGCAAGGCAACACCGCTGCGGTTAACATCCTGATCTGTGGCGAAGGGGAAGAAGCTGCCCCAGCCGCCGAAAAGGAAGAAGCTTCGGACGCCGAATAGTCCGCACCGCTTTGAAGTAAATCACGCATCAGCCCTGGTCAAACGGCCAGGGCTGATGTCGTTTCTTGCCTTTCCTATCTTGCCGCACCACGCATCTTGTGCGACTTTTACCGATCTCACATTTCATGTTCAAATCCAATTGTTCGTAGACTGGCACCTCGCGCAGTCTTCTGCCAGCTCCAACGGAGCGACCGTCAATAGCCAGGGGCGGAAGCCCCTGGCACGCGATCACAAGAACACAACGAGCCCCAACGGGGCGAACGTAGTATCGAGTTCAGCACGACGAACGCCCCGTTGGGGCTTGTTTTCTCGACCGACTCCAGGGGCTTCCGCCCCTGGCTATAAACGGCCGGCCCTGTGGGCCTTAGGTCAATTGTCAGCAGACGCAGGCAATCACAAAGATCGATTCCCGTCCGCAACACTTCATCCGTGGTCATCTTCCTGCCAGAGTCCCGGTTCACGACATCGTGTCTGCCGGTGATAGCACCCTTCATTCCTTGAATTTCGACGTTCACACACGCCGAAACTTTAATGCTGGCAAAATTTTCCGGCTCGTACCGGTTAGCAAAAGTACAAAAAGTTCGCCGCCCCCCTGTCTAAGTGTCTTCTACGGTTGTCTTCCCTGGTTAAGTGGAGACAATAACAGGGTACTTCTCGATGTTTGCTTCGCCGGAAGCGGACCGGGCGGGCAGGTGGGTTTGTTCCAGTGCCACGGCGTCCTTTCGCGGCACTTTTGAAATGGAAGGATCGACGACCATGAATTTTGACTATCTCAATGCACCCGTCGGGCCCAAGGCGATGGCCTACGCCGAATACCAACGGCAGCGTCAAATGACGCTGAACGATCTCTTGCTGGAGAATCGGATTATCTTCCTGCAAGGCGAGATCTACGACGGCAACGCCAACCAGTTGGTGATGCAGTTGTTGTACTTGCAGAGCGAGAATCGCCGCAAGCAAATTCACTTCTACATCAACTCGCCTGGTGGCAGTGTCACCGCGACGATGGCCATCTACGACACGATGAACATGCTCTCGTGCCCGGTTGCCACGTACTGCGTTGGCTTGGCGGCCAGCGGTGGGGCGATCTTGCTGGCCGGTGGTGCTGCAGGCAAGCGGTTCATTCTGCCGCACGCCAAAGTGATGATCCACCAACCGCACGGCGGCGTCGGTGGCCAGGTTTCGGATATCGAAATTCAAGCCAACGAAATCATCAAAACCCGCGAAGAACTCAACAAGATCCTCGCCCAACATTGCGATCAGCCGATCGACAAGATCGCCAAAGATGTCAACCGCGACTACTACATGAACGCCCAAGAGGCTAAGGAATATCGGATCGTCGACGAAATCCTCAACAAGCCGCCCGCCGAGGTAGCTGAAGAGGAATAAGGCCGCGCCAACCTACCCTCTTCCTCTTGGCCCTGCGGGGAGAGGACTAGGGCGAGGGGGAACCAAGCACACGCCAACTACTTTCAACGAAACTCGACATTCCGATACCTAAACACACATTCCAGCTACTGGAGCCTATACCATGCCTCTGATTCCTTACGTGGTGGAAAAAAGCGGACGGGAAGAACGCGTCTTCGATATCTACAGCCGTTTGCTGAAAGACCGGATCATCTTCCTGGGCACTGGCGTCAACGACGAAGTCGCCAACCTGATCGTCGCACAAATGCTCTTCCTGCAATCGGAAGACCCCAAGGCCGACATCAACCTATACGTCAACTCGCCTGGCGGTAGCGTCAGCGCCGGGATGGCCATTTACGACACCATGCAGTTTGTGACCTGCGATGTCGCCACCTACTGCATCGGTCAGGCCGCCTCGATGGGCGCCGTCCTGCTCACCGCCGGTGCCGCTGGCAAACGTTACGCGTTGCCCAACGCCCGCGTGATGATTCACCAACCGCTGGCCGGCATGCAGGGTACCGCCGAAGACATCCTGATTCACGCCACCGAGTTCAAGCGGATCAAACGCCGCATGAACGAAATCTTGCTGAAGCACACCGGCAAGCCAATCGATCAGATCGAAGCCGACACCGACCGCGACCGCTTCCTCAGCGCCGCCGAAGCCGCCGAATACGGCCTGATCGACAAAGTGGTCGAGCACATGACCAGCTAACGACGGTTTGGCTCCACAATAGAATCGACAAAAGCTGCCTGGTATCGTACCTGGCAGCTTTTTTTGTTGGTTACGTTTTGTATTTTAGATGAGGCCCCCAAATGCCGAGCACCGGCTTGTCTTCGCTGACTTACGCCGGATGCCATACTCACGCCTGCAAGAGCGTGGCACCCTGGCCAAGAATTATTGTTCGACACGTGAACACTTACATCGGACAATTTCCGCTTGAATCGATGCGTTTAGAATTTTTACCACTCCGAATTTCAAGCGGGAGAGGGGATCATGCAGATGGTTGCTTGGGGGGATGCGGCGAATACGATTGACCTGTCCGACGAATTACTAGGTTATCCGCTCGTCACCCCGCAATGGGCTCCGCTGGTGCCCTTAGCCGAGCACCATTTGCCTGAATTTCCGACGTATGCATTGCCGGAAACTTTGCGTTTGTTTGTGGAAGCGGCGGCAGCGGAAACCCAAACGCCAATC belongs to Bremerella cremea and includes:
- the clpP gene encoding ATP-dependent Clp endopeptidase proteolytic subunit ClpP, encoding MPLIPYVVEKSGREERVFDIYSRLLKDRIIFLGTGVNDEVANLIVAQMLFLQSEDPKADINLYVNSPGGSVSAGMAIYDTMQFVTCDVATYCIGQAASMGAVLLTAGAAGKRYALPNARVMIHQPLAGMQGTAEDILIHATEFKRIKRRMNEILLKHTGKPIDQIEADTDRDRFLSAAEAAEYGLIDKVVEHMTS
- a CDS encoding ClpP family protease, which codes for MNFDYLNAPVGPKAMAYAEYQRQRQMTLNDLLLENRIIFLQGEIYDGNANQLVMQLLYLQSENRRKQIHFYINSPGGSVTATMAIYDTMNMLSCPVATYCVGLAASGGAILLAGGAAGKRFILPHAKVMIHQPHGGVGGQVSDIEIQANEIIKTREELNKILAQHCDQPIDKIAKDVNRDYYMNAQEAKEYRIVDEILNKPPAEVAEEE
- the tig gene encoding trigger factor, whose product is MNSPDIENAEGSVAEADAPKKLTLDVKVDAPSSCQRHVTVTVSREDIDRYFDVAIEDMIPNAAVPGFRKGFAPKKLVEKRFRSEVKDQVKGTLLMDSMTQATEEQSFSAISEPDFNYQVIELPDEGDLTFEFDIEVRPEFDLPKWKGLKLEKPSKSFEKEDIDKHLTQVLSRYASLAPYEGAAEKDDYLVCNLTFKHDGKKIEHAEEEQIRLRDKLSFQDAKWEDFGKEMDGAKAGDKKTVTLTISDEAANEQMRGKEVEMEIEVLEVKRMELPEMDEAFLKQIGGFESEGDLRDYVKSDMERQLAYYQQQRLRQQITEELTKDAGWDLPPELLKRQARRELERAILELRSAGFGEDDIRAHENELRQNSMASTRKALKEHFILERIAEEEKIEDSPQDYDMEVMQIAMQRGESPRRVRAQLEKGGMMDVLRNQIIERKVIDLINSEATHTETDADLQQGNTAAVNILICGEGEEAAPAAEKEEASDAE